Genomic DNA from Macadamia integrifolia cultivar HAES 741 chromosome 6, SCU_Mint_v3, whole genome shotgun sequence:
TgaaattatgaatgaaaatccTAGTAGTTTTTCGGTTTATTTTGTTGACTTATATAATACTTGGTATGATAGATTAGGACACtgtaatttttcttatatttcaaaaaagtgtaaaatgggattaaTTAATTCTAAGGTTCAAAAACCTTTACATAAATGTCCTATTTGTGTTGAATCAAATTCCACTAAAAAACCTCACAGGTCAATTGAAAGACATAGTGAACTTCTTGAATTAATACATAGtgatttatatgattttaaatCTACTGAATCTAGAGGTGGTAAGAAATACGTAGTgaccttcattgatgattattccAGATTTCCTATGATTTACTTACTTCACACTAAAGATGAGTCAGGAAAtgcttttataatttttaaaactgAGGTGGAAAATCAGTtagggagaaaaaataaaaaattaagaactGATAGAGGTTCTGATTATTATAGACTTTCAAAATTTTGCAAAGAAAATGATATAATACATGAAACTACAACCCCTTATCAACCAGAATCTAATGGAGTAgctgaaaggaaaaacagaacTCTAAAAGAAATGATGAACTGCTTGCTAATAAATTTAGGATTACCTGATGACATGTGGGGAGAAACAACTCAAACTGCTTGTTATATTTCAAATAGAGTACCTCATAAAAAGACATGTTTATTACCATGTGAGCTATGGTTTAAGAGAAAACCAAATCTCAAATATTTAAGAATATGGGGATGTTTGGCAAAAGTTGCTATACCAGAAcctaaaaagaagaaattagggCCTAAGACAATTGATTGTGTTTTTATTGGCTATGCTATCCATAGTTCTACGTACAGGTTTTTAGTCATCAAAACCATAAATGATGTGTTAGAAGAATATGATATAATAGAATCAAGGGATACAAAGttttttgagaatatttttcccttaaaaattaatttgattGATAATCATGTTGGTTATAATAATTCTGATTTGAATAAtgaaatatcaaatatatataatacTTTATCCCAAAACCTTGATGAAAATCAATTAGGAAGAGgtaaaagacaaaagaaagcaaaatatCTAGGAGATGATTGGCTTATGTATATTGTTGATAAAGATCCTTTATCATATAAAGAAGTAGTTAAATCCCTAAATgctattttttggaaagaagcAATCAACAGTGAACTGGATTCAATTATTGCAAATCATACTTGGGAATTGGTAGATTTATCACAAGGTTCTAAAGGGTTAGATACTAAGTGGATATTTCGTAACAAAGTAAAACCTAATGGAACCATTGAAAAATATAAAGCTAGAGTTGTAGTCAAaggttttaaacaaaaaaaaaaaattatgactattttgatacttttgctCATATGGCTAGAATAACAACTATAAGAACTATGTTAACTATAACTTCCATATATAATTTAGTAATAATGGATGTAAAAACTGCTTCCCTGAATGGAGATTTAGAggaaaaaatttatattaaacAATCAGAATGATGTATTGTATcagaacaagaacaaaaaatatgtAAACTAGTGAAATCTTTATATGGATTGAAACAAGTACCAAAATAATGGCATGAAAAGCTTGATAATGTACTTATCACAAATGGGTTTCATATAAATGAAGCAGATAGGTGTTTATATAGTAAATTTCATCTAGATAAATGTGTGTTTATAACTCTATATGTAGACAATATGTTAATTTTTGGTACAAATTTAGACGttataaaacaaatcaaaaaactATTGATGTCTAACTTTGATACTAAAGATATGGGTGAAGTAGATGTAACTCTTggtataaaaattataaaaaagaataatgagaTAATATTATCTCAGGCCCACTATGTAAATAGTCTACTTAAAAAATATGGTTACTTTGAAAGAACACCAATTAAAACACCTTTGAAAATTGGATGTCATTTACAAAAGAATCTAGGTGAACCAGTTTTACAAAAGAGATATTCTCAAATCATTGGTTCAGTTTCATATCTTATGAATTGTACTATACCTGGCATAGCATTAGCAATTGGAAAGTTAAGTCAACATACTCATAACTCCAATAGAGAACATTGGAAAGCAATTGAATGTCTATTAAGATATTTAAAGGGTACAATGAGTTATGATCTACATTATAGTAGAAATCCAGCTGTCTTAGAAGGCTATTGTGATGCTAATTGGATATCAGATACAAATGAATTATTAGCAATAAGTGGATATGTATTCACTTTAGGAGGTGAAGCGATTTCTTGGAAACCAATTAAACAATCCTATGGGACAGGAACCACCATGGAAGCAGAATTTATTGCTTTAGAAAAATCAGGATCTGAAACTGAATGGCTAAAGAACTTGATGGCAGCTATACCATTATGGAAAAAAATCAGTTCCTTCTATATCTATTCATTGTGATAATTAGGCTGCAATTGCTAAAGCCAAAAGCAAAATATACAATGGCAAGCGAAGACATATACGCTTACGACACAATCTCGTAAGGCAATATATAAGTGAAGGAACAATAGCTATTGACTTTGTGAAATCAGAAAGCAATCTTGTTGATATATTTACAAAGCCTTTATCTACAACGATGATTAATGAATTATCAAAGGGAATGAGCTGAAAGCCTGTTTCATAGATCAAGTGATGGATACCCAACCTATGTGAAGAGATCTAAATCCTGAAGTAGGTTCAATGAGTAAAAACGAAGTCACCAGATGATCTGTTAAGTACTACTAGATTAGCTCATTCTAGAACTGTGAAAGTAATAAAACAAAGTAGTACCATCACAAGAAGGATGTTGAGTAATAAACTCTTAATCAAGCCAAAATTCATGAACTATGGGGGTGTGTTAATTGTGATGCACACTGTGGACTGACCTAAGTGGATGTAGGAGGTGAAGCCGCCTACTGATAAGAATCTTTAAAAAAACTCTTTAAACATCCATGAGACCAAGATAGGGGACAAGACAAGAAAAATGTCTAAATTTTTACGGGATGTCACGTTAAGTCGACTAATGGGATATGGATAATGAGCTTGTCGGCTACACAGATGAGAAAAGTTCAATAAGTCTGACTTAACCTGTACTCTGTAGTGAAGATCATTAGACttagtgtaggttcaagtccACAAGACACCTACAACAATGTATTCTATTATGTTTAATATAGTAAGTAATTCTCTTCCTAGTCTCTTCCATTATGttgaaacttgtgggggatTATTGGagtttaagtttcaaaacaacAAGTCTCTTCCTTTTGTTCAAGTTCTTTGGTATTAGTAAAAGCATGTGAGCTAAAGTTGACTATACATGTACTTACTTATCAGTACATGTATAGTGTTAAGGGATACACCCATACATGTATATCATGCAAGAGACACACCTATATGAATGGATATATATACAAGAGACACACCTATATGTACATACACTGACATCTATAGAGAATAGGTGCACCCTTTGTATGAAGTGACACATACCTATAGAGAATAAGTGCATCATTTGTATGAAGAGACACATACTTGTACATATAGGTACCTGTAGACGTACAGGAATACCTGTTCACGTACATATACGTTTGGGTCTATAAATACACAAGCCTACATGCCAGTTTAAAATACACAAAATATAGAGAAAATGTCTATCTTCTACACTCTACTGTACTGTATTCCATACTGTTtcaactttctttttccctctctttaaGTGTTACTTAGTATAGCTTACGGACTCCGTTTAATTAATCACATTAGGAGTGCTACCTTGTAATTAGAGGgtgattttatcttggaggtaaaagaGCAGGTCAACCCTTTATGCACAAATTATGGGCTCTTTAACACCTTAAGGAAAGTATCTAATACAACTTCACCCTACTGTATCTGCATATAGATACTTCTATACTCAATACAAGGACTACATCTTAAAGGTTAGTATAATATTTACATTTCAAAAAGATCTACCATTGTATCTCTAATATTCTGTAAACAACATCCAATGCAGTGTTTCAGCATGTAAACTTCTTAATTGCCATCAACCACTAAGAGCAAGTGAGCAACCAAAAGAAGATGTGTGTGTTTTTAATCAAGTAGTCACTACAAATTATAAACAGTAAGGATGCTATCCATACAGTTTAGGCCTTGATCCTAGTATGATctcaaataaatatatttagaGTGCTAGAATCCATGTGGCCGAGTAGTCCACCTGAGTTGCTAAATTGTTATCTATGTTGGTGTACGACgttttgtattccgtcacagtttaatccagtgagtattggtgcagcgcctcgacaggTAGGATGGTCTTGTCTGAGTGTACTtttcaaattagggtttttcactatatatttgtagcgagagtttctttctctgtaatgcaagcaatactgagaggtgtgagggatgagcgttgtaatcctattctcaattgatagtgaagcaggatctcatctcactaggAACGTAaacaatcttgccgaacctcgtaaatctgtgtgcattgcttgtttttgtttttccattatcttctacatcgttttagggttgcgtttctacaatctATAGAAACCAAATATAAATTAATACAAGGTTAGGGTAACAGAGAAGATCTCTAACATCCTTTCTACACATTCAAatgtgtgcttttttttttttttttttttttgacaatgcTTACTAGGGACCAGAGTATTTAATAGGGCTGCCCTTATTGGGGTTGGCGACTCAACCCACTGATCAGACCCTTAAGTATGCTCTAAACGAGCCATGCCAAAGGaagcataagaaaaaaaaaaattcagataagCCATGGAATGAGGTAGGCCTTCTTTATATTCTTGAGCTTAGAACTTTTTCCTCCATAGATTTTTGTTTCAATATTTAAGAAAATATCTAGGATTAGGTTAATTCTAATGATTTTTCCATTCATTCGCAATAAGGTTGAACCCATGTGAAAAGAGTAGGATCTGAGTTTTCTTCACCCATGATATAGAAAAAATTCTTTCACTATGGTTATCGATGCTGTTGGATTGCATTAAAGAGGAATACTTTTGACTTATAAATAAGAGATGAGAATGTAACAATGGCACAAGACTCAAATCATCAATGGAGAAGCATGGCGAGTCAAAGAAACTTAATCGAAAATGATACATTCCATGGAGGGCTTAGACTTAGAAAGCACCTTGCAAGAAGTTACAGGAACCAAGTCAATGAACGCTCCTTCCATTGAGtagagaaaaagaacactatATCGAACTttggggcttttttttttttttttctttagtgaTTTTTTAGACTTTCCCAgtagttttgtttttccttatcagaaaaaatatatatagttttctttcattttcttttgttttcttagctTCCAAAACATAGCCTTCTGCGGTAAACGTCATTGACATGTCTATGAAAGTCCCCatcatgtgattttttttttttttttttttttttttttttttaaatttaacacATAAGAGAGGGAGATTTGCTCTCAAGGTTTAAATGTTtatccccaaaaaaataaaaatttaagcaATGGATATCGGTATTAATTTCGGTCTCCAATGGTTCTGATCCAATTGGATTAGAGGGAACCAATAGATTTCAATATAACAGTCAACAACTAGTTTTTCGCGCCTTTTCTCTCTGAGAGATGCATCTCTTGGCTTACTGTTTTGAGAGTATTTAAAGTTccatttttcttattgattGAGTCCAACGTAAATGTTTTCTGATGTGACACAGCGAACAATCGAAACAACTACTAAAAGACTTCAATGGTATGTTTTTTTTCCTGAGGTCGATTTGCAAGATCTCATATTGCATTATAAGGGAGTAAGTACGATCTTAAGGAGAATGATCAGTTGCACGACTCAGCCCCCAATTAATGTTTATGTACAAAGCTCTCTAGTAGAACAATATatggcatttaaaaaaaaaagaaaatgcaataTATGGCTGTTttcatttcaagtttcaagtcatTGAGATAATGTGACGCAAATTTCGAATTAGATCGGGTGATTCACCCAATCCAATTCGAATTCTAATGTTCACTTTGGAAATTCTCGATGGTTTCATAGCTGTAATATATGGTGTGACAAATAGAAACACATTTGATCTTTAATAGCATGGCCGTATGATCCGATCCATGACAAACTTGGGTCTAATATGTTATAGATTAGGCAATGAACTTCAATTTTGATTGAGCTAACTGATATCAGTGCCTAGTGAATTAATTCACAGAATGTCCTCCCCACGTGTTTTTTTGGCAAAGTTCTATCATTATTTCTAGTTGTTTTTGTTGGAATGTCCGTGAAGAAATCAAccatctctttttttgtttttatttctcaaAATCTTTGTGGAAGAGTATTTTTGCCAAGTGTTGGCCTAATCCTAGATCAATTAGATCCTTCCCAAGGAAGTAAAGAGGGTTTTTTCTCGCTTTAAAGGAAATTCTGATTTTGACTCATATCTTTTctaaggggtttttttttttttttggtgatttattattatgattattattattttttaaggatAAAAGGTTATGATTCTTTTGGGAAACTCACTTTTTGTGTCATGATATATGGTATAAGAGAAACAAGAGAAGATGGTCGGATTCCTCTTACACTTATCAATAGATTTTGAATTCCTTCAGCTTTGAGATCCGACAAAAAACTCTCCCTATCTTTTCCTCATGTAAACATTTGGCTTCTTCAGGGAATCTCACCTTTTAGTtgctcacccccccccccctcctcctctgCCTTTATCTTGCTTATTTGTAATGTTCGTAATGTTGTGCCTTCAGATAATGGTGACTTcattcatctttctttttttgtccatgttttattcattctatttttttctctttgctaTTGGTAGTTTGGTGTAGATGTtgatctccttttcttttccttgtgggtcttaataaattttttattcacacCCTCCCCCTGCCCCTCGCccccaaaaagtaaaaaaataaataaatacagaaTGCTATAGATAAGGTGAATAAGTATGCTCGACAAACTCATGCACACCATACATTGGGatgaatttcaaatttcattaaGTTGGAGTACTGATTCAATTCTCAATTCATAGGGAATTATATCACAAACTTGTTTCACGAATCAAAGAAATAGATACTCAACAATGAATTATGATTGTATTCATCCAAACTGAATCTCAATTCATGTGTGAATTAAGTAAATTAATAATTTTACTCTCAAACTATACAGGCTAAGCTAAGTTCTTGTATtacaaagataattttttataCCAAATTAATCATATATGTCAATTTTTAGCTAATACATTGTTCTGAGATTCGTTTGTTCTAATTGTCATGATCACTCCATCACACAAACTTGATAAAGACCGGTAGCATTTTGAtattaattgaaattgaatatgTTTGGACGAAGCTTATTAGATCAGATTTTCACTAGATCCTCTGATTTCACTATTAGAAATTGGAGTATCTTTTCTGTGTTAACATGTTGCTTGCGTTAATTAGATTATTTTTCTACCTATGATCTTGACAGATCCGATGCGCATCAAACAGCTGATAGCACCAGGCATGCATGCTCAGCTGTTGGATTTGTGTTGGGCACGCTTACTTGctgaagaagatatttttcCTAGCCTCTAGTGCTCAATCCAATCAATCTAAAACCAAATTTATacgttgtatttttttttttcttcttttcttttttctttttttttggaaagaaaatgagaTTAAAAGGGATCTAAATTTGAAAGGTAACGgcaaaatagaatgaaaaatgGGAGATGGATTTGAAGTTATGGATACCTAAGTGGGCCGCCATTTGGGATTagtcaaaaacaaaataaacgaTATCCAAGAAGTGGGCCACTATTTTTATTTGgtcaaaaaccaaatcaaagtagCAAATCAACTGACAATGCTTATTATCCCCTCGCTATGGTTTTTCTCtcggaaatttttttccaaattaagGTTTCCTTCCCTCACTAGGGTTGCTCTTCCCCTTTAGATTTCAGAAAAAAAGtctctttgtttttgttaaaGAGGAATCTCTTGAATTTGTCTGATTTTACGATTCAGGCTTGAGAGTAAAAAACCCGATTACCCGTAACCACACCTAACCTGTGTAACAGATCAATCGCAAAGAGACTCAAACTAGAGATGTTTAATAACACAGTACCTTTAAACTAGTTGAACTACACCAGAggtgtactctctctctctctctctctctctctatatatatatatatatatacacatatataaatatttatatatgtaaAATGCCTTCTCCATATAAACATGAAATATTGAGttttaaagggaaaaggaaggaaataaagaaaattcaCTGCAAATGCAAAAgctgcatatatatatatatatatatatatacatcacATTCATCATTATCTAATCCTCCGTATAATAATATTAACACAAATGAGATAAAATGCCTCCATATATATAAGAAACTCTCATGACTCAACATCccctttaaaaaggaaaaaggaaaaaaccccCTCTTTGTACATGGCTttagattaaaataaaattaaaaaaaaaaaaaaaaaaaaaactatacagATATACAActaatatcatttttttaagtCTTAATTCAAGCGATCAAACTATTAGTTCTATGTGGACGGACTGGTGGCCGGCTGTTGCCCAAGAAGCTGTTGCTCCTCCTCATATTAGCTGTATAATAAGAACCCCTTGAAGTCTTCTTTGAGATGATCTTAGAATTGGTTCTGGGAAGCCAAGGTTTCTGGCTCTCTGATAATCCCCCATAGCTCCTGCAGGACTTGAGCTTCTTGTTTTTGTATGGGTTCTCTGGCTTGGCAAGATCCTCTAAGCTCCTCACATTTGTTAACGATGTGAATGACTGTGATTTTCCCTGGAAATACTTTGATAGTCCTTTCCTGCAAAAACCATCAATAAAATTATCAGAACTAGCAAAATAAAGatttctagagagagaaaacccAAGATGAagagatattaaaaaaataataacaataataataataaccacTTATGAGAGAGGGACTTACTTGAAAGGGAGTTGTTGCATGAGAGAAGACATCTCATACAAAGGACCATTACAAGAGAGTTGATCCGGCGAAGAAGATGAAGCCGACGACGTCGAGGTTGTTGCATCATCCATGAATTCCTCTGATGAAGAGATAGAGTTGCTTGAAagatctgaagaagaagaagaaatggaatcAAGATCATCACCTTCTTGACCTTCAACCATGATCCCATGGTTGTTTTGTTGGTTGCAGATAGAATCCATTTTCAATTTGATGATTAACTAATCTAGATGATCCTCTTgatctattcttcttcttcttcttcaataccTCAACCCAACAACCCAACATACGTTTATGAAGAACTAAGAGAAGGAATTTGTAGTTGAAGATAAtaatctatttctctctctttatctctctatAACATAAGGAAATTAAGACTTTGAAAGATTTGTTCTAAATTCTCCCATCTACAAGAAATGAAAGTCTTTGATGTGGGTATACCAATAAATAATGGTATTTAAGAGGATAGGTTtgggattttcattttttcttaaattctaGATTCGGCATTATCCACTTTTCCTACAACCTTGTCCCCCACACCCATTTTACTATGAAAAGAAGCAATGAGGATAAGCTCTAGGTTGTCTGTCCTTTGAATTCATCCATATCCAAAAGGACCATAACACGAGCCatctttcttaattttaaaattattcccCCTCTTAAAAAATACACTACTCCTAAGATGTATCAAAATAATTAAGGTGTTCCATATTCCTCATCCATGATCTTCACCGTCGATGTCGAATTCGTACTATCGTATGTAAAGATTATATCTCGATGATTAAGATCGTAGGGTCAATCCCAATTTCTTGATAATAACGATGGATAATTAAAGAGTtgataaatgatagaaattatgAGATATTAGCATAGtaacattttctttcattttcttaatttttttttttaagaatttaaTAATTTCTCttaaaaagggcaaaaaaagcCCCAGACATTTAGTGGAAGTTACTTTTTACTTAATTAAAGTGTGAAGAATGCTGTAAGGGGATGTTCTTTGTTTACCACTTCATAGATCAAAGAATTCCCTAGACTCGAATCCCAATCTCTTTTTAAAATCTTAATGTAAAATGATTGATTGTCTATCACTTTTACAGTATAATGACCCATCACTTTGCCCCAAAGTAGAACATAGATGATGCTTGgagaattcttcttcttctacatttggaagagagaaagaattttGTTTGATCAGTCATGAACTTTGTTAGCAAATTAGAAGAAATAGGGATGAACAAGTCAACAAACTTAAACATTCTAATTGTTCAAATAAATGGTCCTTTCATTTTTACCAATTGGCCTTACTAAATTGTTTAGAGATTTGATTCATGTTTAGAGCATTATCAAACTAACCAAATTGATCTAACCCTTATAGCAAATGTTTTAAAACCACCGATCAGAATCCAATTGAAATCTCCTTAGAATATTCCTATTTGATTGTAGATCATTCCATGGAAAAGGCTAATTGTCATAATGGTCCAACTTACACGGTCCAATCATCTGGTCTAATcctttaaaatttttccttttttttttccctgaaaaatgtttttaaaaCATTGTCTTCTAAATGCTAGTTAGGGTTTTAATTGTGTTTCATATTAAGTAGGTAAAAGTGGTAAAGAAAAACCTTTTTCAAAAAGATTTTCTAATTCAAGTAAAAGGAATTGACAAAtggtgtttttttctttttttcttttttttttNNNNNNNNNNNNNNNNNNNNNNNNNNNNNNNNNNNNNNGGGGTGTGGGCGGGAGTGGGGGTGGTTAAGAATTGGCAAATGGGTTGGGTCTTGGTAAGGACCAACTGTCATGAGTCTCATGACCCTCGCAACTTGCCTTGCCCctatagttttttatgtcaataaaGTCATTTTCTTAGATGGGCCCCCAAGCCCATGTACGAAATATTTAAACGTGGCATTAAGTTGTTGATGGGGGAATCAGCAACCCATCAGCTTTGGTACCAGTCACCATTCAATATCTCAATAGATTTTCCTCCACACCTTCTTCCTATCCTTATCCATCCATGCAAGGTAGATAGAGAGAGGAAGCCATGAGAGgaattgggtttgggttttagattttggaatttggaaGGGGGAAGGAAAGAGGGAGGTAGAAGACAACCAGCATCTGTGGGACCCACAAGAGGGGTTTGGGGACTTGATTCTTGTTGGGTTGTCACATGACAATGTCTTAGTTTTTTAATATAGGAATGCCCTTTTCGGTCCACATGTTGTGAATGCTTTTTGTGGTTTTgcttccatctctcttcttcttcttcttgtctcagtttctttttctttttcaatcttCTCACGCGGTCTCATCTTATCTCGAATGGTGGTGGCCAACTTAGGTGCATTCAGTAATGAAGGACCTACCGACCAAATAATGATGGTTGGACCACTAAGGGTCCAGCCATTGATGGTTCACTACCATCGCATCAAAAGTCTTGTGTGATGGTCAACCCATCGCTCTCGGCTTCACACTGTTTAGAAGATCAAAATAGACAAAATTAACCCCAAGCATGGTTATTAAATTCGGATTTAGGAATTAATTGAGCGaagaattatttgaaataatttGCTTTGTTGATTTAAgaattcagtaaaaaaaaaaaaattgatataaaagcttgaaaaaataaaatttgaaattcgggaattattcgttgacttaaaagaaattcaaaggaaaaaattggatgctcatttttaatattattgTACATATTTCACATGTTTTATATTCTTAGCACTATCTATTGGGTAAATGATGTGTATTGGATCCAACCTGTCATTCATTCTTAATATCTGCTCGTGTGGTTGTTCtaattgtatatattttttgattAATTCATATTTATTAAAGATAATTAGATGATATGAGTACAGTTTTTAATAGTCAGCTTTATGCTCTCACCAAAACTTCTATAGATTTGCTTCAACTCTCAGCTTGGTCAAATAAAGATAGATGATCATATAGCCTGAGTACAATTTCATGTGAAACTCGTTTTGAATTAGTGGCAAAGGATTTCATGGAATTTGTTGAAAGAtctaaaagaagaaggaaaaaaaaaaacatattcgTATTATAATATGATAATCAAATTAATGCTATTTAAGTAGTCTTTTGTAGATAATCATTACTAAAATGGAGGATACAGAATTTTACAACATAGTTGTTTAGTCCCACGTTGGATAAACATGAAATAATAGAAGGAAGGGAAAATCCCTATAAATAAGAGTGGTCATGGTTGATTAGTCCCACATTAGATATACATGAAATAAGAGAGGCTAGTCGCCTAGACTAAGCATTATGTGAGTGTAGATATTAGTTTTATTCACCACAAAAGGAAAAGATACTTTATAGTTTTCAATATATcctttatattttattagaaaaaagtgactctttttattatttcttgcATTAAAAATTTCCACTATTCATCCATTATGTTCCTCCCACTCATTGGAGAAAAGcaaaagtgaaagaaaatagaaatagaataaaaaaatcataaacaaaacaaaaaggaagcaagttatttagaaaagaaagagaataatgGTTAGATAAGAGTTTTcattgaagaaggaaaaaaaaaaaggggcgaAATGAGGATATTTGTTGTGCAGTTACACGTCTGCACATGCAATCAATGGAAGAGCGCACCCGAGCATCTTTAACGTGGGGTTAACATGATCATTTCACACCATTGTGTCTAGACATATACCTAAGTCATCAGGTTTCTTC
This window encodes:
- the LOC122081863 gene encoding uncharacterized protein LOC122081863, whose product is MDSICNQQNNHGIMVEGQEGDDLDSISSSSSDLSSNSISSSEEFMDDATTSTSSASSSSPDQLSCNGPLYEMSSLMQQLPFKKGLSKYFQGKSQSFTSLTNVRSLEDLAKPENPYKNKKLKSCRSYGGLSESQKPWLPRTNSKIISKKTSRGSYYTANMRRSNSFLGNSRPPVRPHRTNSLIA